A window from Falco naumanni isolate bFalNau1 chromosome 3, bFalNau1.pat, whole genome shotgun sequence encodes these proteins:
- the NDUFB9 gene encoding NADH dehydrogenase [ubiquinone] 1 beta subcomplex subunit 9 translates to MAAYLTHQQKVLRLYKKSLRHLESWCIHRHKYRYFACLLRERFDKNKDVKDMVKATELLKAGEVEFWANQHPQPYIFPDSPGGTSYERYECYKLPEWCLDYWHPSEKAMYPDYFAKREQWKKLQQESWDKEIKQLEEETPADGPKTEALPPARKEGHLPPLWWHYVTRPREMPM, encoded by the exons ATGGCGGCCTACCTGACGCACCAGCAGAAGGTGCTGCGGCTCTACAAGAAGTCCCTGCGGCACCTGGAGTCCTGGTGCATCCACCG ACACAAGTACCGCTACTTTGCCTGCCTCCTGAGAGAACGATTTGATAAGAACAAGGATGTGAAGGATATGGTGAAAGCTacagagctgctgaaggcaggTGAGGTGGAGTTCTGGGCAAACCAGCATCCTCAGCCGTACATCTTCCCTGACTCCCCTGGGGGCACTTCCTATGAGAGATACGAGTGCTACAAG CTTCCTGAATGGTGCTTGGATTACTGGCATCCATCTGAGAAGGCAATGTATCCTGATTACTTTGCCAAACGAGAGCAAtggaagaagctgcagcaggaaagctgggaTAAAGAG ATTAAGCAGTTAGAAGAAGAAACTCCAGCTGATGGTCCAAAAACTGAAGCTTTGCCTCCAGCACGTAAGGAAGGGCATCTGCCACCCCTGTGGTGGCACTATGTTACAAGACCTCGTGAAATGCCGATGTAA